From one Halodesulfovibrio sp. genomic stretch:
- a CDS encoding glutamate synthase-related protein, with protein sequence MLFKPISQNFSDFVIDRENDRCINCEVCVRQCSYEAHYWDDARQCVSHDHTKCVGCHRCEAFCPTGCLTIKKNPADFRDNALWTPTYMKHVYKQGDTGGILLSGMGSPSDKPIYWDNLQLDASQVTNPSIDPLREPMELTTYLGSKPDNVSFESTPDGPKLTTKVGPQLKLNYPLMFSAMSFGSINLNLHKAMAMAATELGIAYNTGEGGLHPDLYKYGQNTIVQVASGRFGVHKDYLNAGSAVEIKIGQGAKPGIGGHLPGEKIDEEVSKTRMCPVGSDAISPAPHHDIYSIEDLLQLIYAIKESTEYKVPVSVKIAAVHNAPAIASGIVRAGADIVVIDGFRGGTGAAPTMIRDNVGIPMELALAAVDNRLRDEGIRNHASLVVAGGIRCSADAIKAIALGADAIYIGTAALVSVGCTLCGRCYTGKCPWGIATNEARLKKRQNPDIAAKRLANLVRAWGHEIQEMLGGMGLNSIESLRGNRDKLRGLGLNETELDILGVKHAGR encoded by the coding sequence TTGCTGTTTAAGCCAATAAGCCAGAATTTTAGCGACTTTGTTATTGATCGTGAAAATGATCGTTGTATCAATTGCGAAGTTTGTGTGCGTCAGTGTTCTTACGAAGCCCATTACTGGGATGATGCACGTCAGTGTGTAAGCCATGACCATACTAAATGTGTTGGGTGTCACCGTTGTGAAGCATTCTGTCCAACCGGATGTCTTACCATTAAAAAGAATCCGGCTGATTTCAGGGACAATGCTCTGTGGACTCCTACGTACATGAAGCATGTATACAAGCAGGGGGATACTGGCGGTATTCTGCTTTCCGGTATGGGTTCTCCATCCGATAAGCCTATCTACTGGGATAACCTTCAGCTTGATGCCAGTCAGGTAACCAACCCGTCCATTGACCCTCTTCGTGAGCCAATGGAACTGACTACCTACCTTGGTTCTAAGCCGGACAACGTGAGCTTTGAGTCTACGCCGGACGGTCCAAAACTTACCACTAAAGTAGGACCGCAGCTTAAGCTTAATTACCCGCTTATGTTTTCTGCTATGTCTTTTGGTTCAATTAACCTGAACCTCCATAAAGCTATGGCAATGGCTGCAACAGAGCTTGGTATTGCGTACAACACTGGTGAGGGTGGTCTGCACCCTGATCTGTACAAGTACGGTCAGAATACTATTGTACAGGTTGCATCAGGTCGATTCGGTGTTCACAAAGATTACTTGAACGCTGGTAGCGCGGTAGAAATTAAAATCGGTCAGGGCGCTAAGCCGGGTATCGGTGGTCACTTGCCGGGTGAAAAAATCGATGAAGAGGTTTCTAAAACCCGTATGTGTCCAGTCGGCTCGGATGCTATTTCTCCTGCGCCGCATCACGATATTTACTCTATTGAAGATTTGCTTCAGCTTATCTACGCAATCAAAGAATCAACCGAATACAAGGTTCCGGTTTCTGTAAAGATTGCGGCAGTGCACAATGCTCCTGCAATTGCATCCGGTATTGTTCGCGCAGGTGCGGATATTGTTGTTATTGACGGCTTTAGAGGTGGTACAGGTGCAGCACCTACCATGATCCGTGATAACGTTGGTATCCCGATGGAACTTGCTCTTGCTGCTGTAGACAACCGTCTGCGTGATGAAGGTATCCGCAACCATGCTTCACTGGTTGTAGCTGGCGGTATCCGTTGCTCTGCTGATGCAATTAAAGCAATCGCACTTGGTGCGGACGCCATCTATATTGGTACCGCTGCGTTGGTTTCTGTGGGCTGTACTCTGTGTGGACGTTGCTACACAGGTAAATGTCCTTGGGGGATTGCAACTAACGAAGCACGCCTTAAAAAACGTCAGAATCCAGACATTGCTGCCAAACGTCTTGCCAACCTTGTTCGCGCATGGGGACATGAAATTCAAGAAATGCTCGGCGGTATGGGACTTAACTCCATTGAAAGCTTGCGCGGTAACCGTGATAAGTTGCGTGGTCTTGGTCTTAATGAGACAGAACTGGATATCCTTGGCGTTAAACACGCAGGACGGTAG
- a CDS encoding alpha/beta fold hydrolase, whose product MKVGCLLIHGWTGSSFEMEPFVEPLEADGVVVRNIMLPGHGTTFEDFQTTGWSDWEWAAEKEYAALAEQVDAVFVVGISMGGTLALHVASKFPVAGVVSLAAPLYLYSLFPWQMKDWRIPFTPIIKHLKPVFPLGRRDETHLKIAPWEGYDEFVSLQQLHELMNGVKKVRQEVNSITAPILIVQAPTDRSVPLGNVFLLAKSVSSKDVTIKLLRIEEKVTGHHIITTHVETSEKIVQLVREFIKTHFYTKM is encoded by the coding sequence ATGAAAGTAGGGTGCTTGTTGATTCACGGCTGGACTGGAAGCTCGTTTGAGATGGAACCGTTTGTAGAGCCGCTGGAGGCAGACGGTGTTGTTGTGCGTAATATAATGTTGCCCGGTCATGGAACGACGTTTGAGGATTTTCAAACAACTGGCTGGTCAGATTGGGAATGGGCTGCTGAAAAAGAATACGCAGCGCTTGCAGAACAAGTAGATGCTGTTTTTGTTGTGGGAATTTCAATGGGAGGGACGCTGGCTTTGCATGTTGCGTCCAAGTTTCCTGTTGCAGGTGTGGTGTCTCTTGCAGCCCCGTTGTATCTGTATTCACTTTTTCCATGGCAGATGAAAGACTGGCGGATTCCGTTTACGCCTATAATTAAGCATCTTAAGCCAGTATTTCCTTTAGGGCGGCGCGATGAAACGCATTTAAAAATTGCACCATGGGAAGGATATGACGAATTTGTAAGTTTACAACAATTACATGAGCTTATGAATGGAGTAAAAAAAGTGCGGCAAGAGGTGAATTCCATAACTGCCCCTATCCTTATTGTTCAAGCTCCTACGGACAGGAGTGTGCCTCTCGGGAATGTTTTCTTGCTTGCGAAGAGTGTTTCTTCCAAAGATGTGACAATAAAATTGTTACGGATTGAAGAAAAAGTCACAGGGCATCATATAATTACGACGCATGTAGAAACCTCTGAAAAGATAGTTCAATTGGTTCGAGAATTCATCAAAACACATTTTTATACAAAAATGTAA
- a CDS encoding amidohydrolase, which translates to MQPCDTLLFAEIIVTQNESRSIIYNGGIAISESKILCIDAADVVRSQYTSKNTIELGSSLLMPGLINSHTHAAMTLLRGAADDLPLMDWLNNHIFPVEQNLTAEQVELGALLACAEMTRYGTTSFTDMYLIEDATYKAVDQSGLRVLGGEALFMFPSPAYKDFDAGIALVRELKAKWQSNPRIRQAVMPHAVYTTTPEILTTCRDVAEELNLPIHIHLAETPTETAACIESFGKRPVEYAHSLGLLGKRTTVAHAVDLTDDEISLLAETGTVVAHNPESNMKLASGMAPIEKMLAKGVTVTLGTDGAASNNALNMFTEMASCAFLHKVQHIDPTVASAQTVLDMATRNGACSMGQSDIGALTVGNQADIIALDLTQPNMLPMHNPVSQLVYATCGAEVHMTMVAGEILYHDGRYTKIDYPALIESAKDVAKWVQKKIQKRS; encoded by the coding sequence ATGCAACCATGTGACACTTTACTATTTGCGGAGATCATCGTCACTCAGAACGAATCACGCTCTATCATATATAACGGCGGCATCGCTATTTCTGAAAGCAAAATCCTGTGCATTGATGCGGCTGATGTCGTGCGTTCGCAATACACCTCAAAAAACACAATAGAACTCGGCAGCTCACTACTCATGCCGGGACTCATAAACAGCCACACGCACGCAGCTATGACGTTGCTTCGCGGTGCAGCAGACGACCTCCCGCTCATGGATTGGCTCAACAACCATATTTTCCCTGTTGAACAGAACCTAACAGCCGAACAGGTTGAGCTTGGAGCACTGCTGGCATGTGCAGAGATGACACGCTACGGAACCACATCGTTTACTGATATGTATCTGATTGAAGATGCAACATATAAGGCTGTAGATCAATCTGGATTACGTGTCCTTGGTGGCGAAGCGCTCTTTATGTTCCCGTCCCCTGCCTATAAAGATTTTGACGCTGGAATAGCACTTGTGCGTGAGCTAAAGGCAAAGTGGCAGAGCAATCCGCGAATCCGTCAGGCTGTCATGCCACATGCCGTGTACACAACCACACCGGAAATCCTTACAACGTGTCGAGATGTTGCAGAGGAACTAAACTTACCTATTCATATCCACCTTGCAGAAACCCCGACAGAGACAGCAGCCTGCATAGAAAGCTTCGGCAAACGTCCTGTCGAATATGCGCATAGCCTTGGCTTACTGGGCAAACGTACAACCGTGGCACATGCTGTTGATCTGACCGATGACGAAATTTCCTTACTCGCCGAAACCGGTACAGTTGTAGCGCACAACCCAGAGAGCAACATGAAACTTGCTTCCGGCATGGCTCCCATTGAAAAAATGCTTGCCAAAGGAGTCACCGTAACACTGGGCACTGATGGCGCAGCCTCTAACAACGCCCTCAACATGTTTACAGAAATGGCTTCCTGCGCGTTTCTACACAAAGTTCAGCATATTGATCCAACCGTCGCTTCTGCACAAACTGTGCTGGATATGGCAACACGAAATGGGGCATGCAGCATGGGACAGTCCGATATCGGGGCATTAACAGTCGGGAATCAGGCTGACATAATCGCACTCGACCTCACCCAGCCAAACATGCTGCCTATGCATAACCCCGTATCTCAACTGGTTTATGCAACATGCGGAGCTGAAGTGCACATGACCATGGTCGCAGGGGAAATTCTATATCACGACGGCAGATACACGAAAATTGACTACCCTGCCCTAATTGAGTCTGCAAAAGATGTTGCTAAATGGGTACAAAAGAAGATACAGAAGCGCAGCTAA
- a CDS encoding PxxKW family cysteine-rich protein: protein MSAKAVSFADAKMTEEGMLYKGFVCQPVVEQCQGCERTGEFEGQTYCTSYATPNTKWALGGCNFATHVKATVDKSGKVKINPLKASKRAARGR, encoded by the coding sequence ATGAGTGCTAAAGCTGTAAGCTTCGCCGATGCTAAAATGACTGAAGAAGGCATGCTCTACAAAGGGTTTGTTTGCCAGCCAGTGGTCGAACAGTGTCAGGGCTGCGAACGCACCGGTGAATTCGAAGGCCAGACATACTGTACAAGCTACGCAACCCCTAACACCAAATGGGCTCTTGGTGGTTGCAACTTTGCTACCCACGTTAAAGCTACCGTGGATAAATCTGGTAAAGTTAAAATTAACCCACTTAAGGCTTCCAAACGTGCCGCTCGCGGTCGTTAA
- a CDS encoding M20 family metallo-hydrolase: MSEKLLAFLDAQHDLVIELQKEMTARPALCPSSGGQGEKDKADYLHGWLKENNITDVEELRAPDTRVSCGYRPTIIARVPGKTEKTLWIIGHTDVVPTGDLNLWDSDPWTIHVDGDFIYGRGVEDNQQAIVSGLLVAKGLVDNDITPEYTLGLILTADEETGSKYGLEYVMKERPELFKQEDLILVPDIGDADGTMIEVAEKSILWEKISVVGKQCHGSTPCEGINSLEAASTFILKIKKLHEIFDRKDDLFDPPISTFTPTKKEANVPNINTVPGLDVFFVDCRILPGYDLEDIRKEIKKLGDEVIAEYGVQITYEDDQAGQSISQTSVDSEVVTKLERAIKTVYNVTPQPKGVGGGTVAAHLRDEGHPVACWSKLIPNAHVPNEKTRISCNIGDAKVIATMLFDTAE; the protein is encoded by the coding sequence ATGAGCGAAAAACTTCTCGCATTTCTTGATGCCCAGCATGATTTAGTAATTGAACTTCAAAAAGAAATGACGGCACGCCCCGCGCTTTGCCCGTCCAGCGGCGGACAGGGAGAAAAAGATAAGGCTGATTACCTGCACGGCTGGCTTAAAGAAAACAATATTACTGACGTTGAAGAGCTGCGTGCCCCTGACACCCGAGTCAGTTGCGGCTACCGCCCGACCATTATTGCTCGCGTGCCGGGAAAAACAGAAAAAACACTCTGGATCATCGGTCACACCGATGTTGTACCTACTGGCGACCTGAACCTGTGGGACAGTGATCCTTGGACTATCCATGTTGACGGCGACTTCATCTATGGTCGTGGCGTAGAAGACAACCAGCAGGCAATCGTTTCCGGTCTTCTTGTTGCAAAAGGACTCGTAGATAACGACATCACTCCTGAGTACACTCTCGGGCTTATTCTGACCGCAGATGAAGAAACCGGCAGCAAATACGGTCTTGAATACGTAATGAAAGAGCGCCCTGAGCTCTTCAAACAAGAAGATTTAATCCTTGTTCCAGATATCGGTGACGCAGACGGAACTATGATTGAAGTCGCTGAAAAATCCATTCTTTGGGAAAAAATTTCTGTAGTCGGCAAGCAGTGCCACGGTTCTACACCATGCGAAGGCATCAACTCTCTGGAAGCTGCCTCCACGTTCATTCTCAAAATCAAAAAACTGCACGAAATCTTTGATCGAAAAGACGACCTCTTCGATCCTCCGATTTCTACATTTACACCGACTAAAAAAGAAGCGAACGTGCCGAACATCAACACCGTACCGGGACTTGATGTATTCTTTGTCGATTGCCGTATTCTCCCTGGATACGACCTTGAAGATATCCGCAAAGAAATTAAAAAACTCGGCGACGAAGTTATCGCAGAATACGGTGTGCAAATCACCTATGAAGACGATCAGGCAGGTCAGTCAATCAGCCAGACTTCTGTAGACAGCGAAGTTGTGACCAAGCTTGAACGCGCTATTAAGACAGTCTACAATGTAACTCCGCAGCCAAAAGGCGTTGGCGGTGGCACTGTAGCAGCACATTTGCGTGATGAAGGACACCCTGTAGCTTGCTGGAGCAAACTCATTCCGAACGCACATGTGCCAAATGAAAAAACCCGTATTTCCTGCAACATTGGCGACGCAAAAGTTATTGCCACAATGTTGTTTGATACCGCCGAATAA